The window ACTAATAAAAATGATGGAAGGTGCTATGAATGTGGAAAGTTTGGTTATATTCAAGCTGATTGTCCTGAACTAAAGAAGAAACTCAGCAGAAACATACAAAAGAAGAAATCCTTCGGAGCATGGAGTGATGAAGAAGAGTCTGATCATGAGGAAGTTGCTAATATATGTTTCATGGCTATAAATAAAAATGAAGATTCAGGAGAGCTTGGACTAATGGCAGATGGAGATGATGAGGAAGACAACTCAAGAGAACTTGGCCTTATGGCAGACAAAGGAACTAGTGAGGTACGTCTTCCCATATGCcctaattgttatgaactttaagAATTTGTTGATATTGCTCTTGCAGATATCGAAAAAGTTGTGAATGAACTTAGAAAGatcaagagagaaaagaaagactggGCCTTGAAACTGGAAGTATGTGAAATTGAGCGTGATATGCTATAGGATGAAGTTAGCTTCAACTTCAATTGAATGGATTGCAAAAATATTTCAGTCACAGCTCAGTCAAATCAAATCAGACTACTCATCACAAACATAAATTTCTTGCATGTTCCttttgtgataaaaatggccaTAGTACTAAACAATGCTGGAACAGAATTAGAGCAGAAAAAGGTTCTGGAAACTCTAATAGTCCACCATGTTTTTATTGTGGTAAAAGGGGTCATACCTCTAATCGTTGCAGGTTCAAGGATAACAGGAGATGGGTCTGGAAACCTAAATCTTCAAATCAAGCTAACACTCAACATTCTAACCATTcaggacccaagcaagcttgggtacctaaaaacaAGTAACTTTGTTTTGCAAGAACACCGCAAGAAGAATCaaaaaggaaaatggtatctCGACAGCGCATGTTCCAGACATATGATTGGTGACAAACAATTGTTCAAATCAGTCACTAAACTAGATGGAGAAACAGTTACATTTGGAGACAAATCCAAAGGAAATGTAATTCGTGTTGGAAAAGTTCCTCTGAGCTCAACATGTGATGTAGATGAAGTCTACCTGGTTGATAAACTCGGCTATAATCTTCTCAGCACTAGTCAACTATGTGACAACGACTATGAGGTTTGTTTTAAGAAACATGACTGGTTTATAGAAGATGAACCAAGTAAAATCATTCTTTCTCGCAATAGAGACAGAAATGTCTATACTATCAGAAATTTAGATAATCTTGGAGATCAAATTTGTCTTACTTCCATGATTGATGATCCCTGGGTCTGGCATAGAAAACTTGGTCATGCCAGCATGCATACTATTCAAAAGCTTTCTAAACATGTTCTTGTAATCggtcttccaaaactagatttttcaaagGATCATATCTGTGATGCATGTCAACTGGGAAAACAAACTCGCtcttctttcaaatttaaaaacatTGTTTCCACCTCCAAACCTCTTCAATTATTGCATATGGATTTATTTGGTCTAACTAGAACTGCTAGCATAAGTGGTAGAAAATATGCTTTTGTCATTGTAGATGATTTCTCTAGATTTACCTGGGTTATGTTTCTAAGTCACAAAGATGATGCTCTaaagatttttgaagttttctgtaAGAAGGTTCAACGAGAAAAGGGATACTACATATCTACTATTAGgagtgatcatggaggagaatttgaaagcagagattttgaaaatttttgcaACGATCAAGGAATCTCTCACGACTTCTCTTCACCAAGATCACCGCAACAAAATGTAGTAGTAGAGCGTAAAAATAGAACTTTACAAGACATGGCAAGAACCATGATTGTGGAAAATTCCTTACCTCAtcacttctgggcagaagctgtgagTACAGCATGTCACATCATCAATAGGTGTCTGATTCAACCAATCCTCAAAAAGACTCCTTATGaactatggaatggtaagaaACCCAATATCAACTATTTTCACCCTTTTGGATGTAAATGCTTTATCCACAACAATGGAAAGGACAATTTGGTTAAGTTTGATCCTAAGAGTGATGAAGGTATATTTCTTGGATACTCTCCTTAAAGTAGAGCATATAGAGTTTACAATAAAAGAACTTTATGCATTGAAGAATcaattcatgttatttttgttaATACTAACCCTCGCCCAAGGAATGAAAAACTTTCTGAAGATGAGGAAATCTTTTTTGTCCGTAAATATGTTATTGTATGAAAGGATTATCAAAGTGAGTCAGTTGTTCAACAGACTCAACCAGCTAAAGAGCCCGCAGAAAATCTCGAACTGTCTCCAGCAGATCAGTCGACTAATGTAGAAAGAGAACCTTCCTCAAACACTCCAAATGAATGGAAAAGTGAACCTGGCTATCCTCACAAATTCATTATAGGAGATCCACAGAATGGAATCACTACAAGAAGGTCACAGAAGAACAAATCTCATGTGGCTCTtatttctcaacttgagccaaagaAAGTGGATGAAGCTCTCAAAGATACTCACTGGATAAGTGCTATGAAAGAGGAACtagatcaatttgaaagaaataaagtatGAAAATTGGTTCCAAGACCATCAAACTCATCCATCATTGGAACTAagtgggtattcagaaacaaatTGAATGAATAAAGTCAAGTAGTTCGAAATAAAGCAAGATTGGTCGCTCAAGGATACTCTACGCAAGAAGGaatcgactatgatgaaacctttgcgcCTGTAGCAAGACTCGAATCCATATGAATATTACTTACTTTTGCTGCTCATAAAGGATTCAAGctatttcaaatggatgttaaaagtgcGTTCCTAAATGGCCACATCTCTGAAGAAGTATATGTGAAGCAACCACGAGTATTTGCAAATGTCAGCTTCCCTGATCATGTATACAATCTGACTAAAGCTTTGTACGGTCTCAAACAAGCTCCCCGTACCTGGTATGAAAAGTTAAGCTCTTTTCTTCTAAATCAAGGGTTCAAAAGAGGTAATATCGATACAACTCTTTTTATTAAGCATTCTAGTTCATGTAATCTTATTACtcatatgttgatgatattatttttggtagtCCTAACTCTATTCTATGTGAAGAATTTGCtctttctatgaaaggagaattcgaaatgagcatgatgggagaactaacattctttctcggACTTCAAATCAAATAGTCTCCTAAAGGGATTTTCATTATCCAAACCAAGTACACTAAGgagcttatcaaaaagtttgGCATGAAAAATGCTAAGTCAATCGGCACTCCAGTGAGTCCAACAACAATGCTCGATGAAGACAGCAATGAAAAAAAGGTTGATGAAACCATGTATAGAGGAATGATTGGTTCATTATTATATCTCACTGCTATTCGATCAGATATTATATTCAGTCTGTGCaagtgtgcaaaatttcagtcgGCTCCTAAGGAATCCCATCTCACTGCTGTTAAACGAATTATTAGATATCGAATTGGTACCTCTGAGCTAAGATTATGGTATGATCGTTCTAACAATTTTGCTCTAAGAGGCTTTTCATATGCAGATTTTGCAGCTGACAAGATTGATAGAAAGAGCACAAGTGGCACGTGTCAACTCTTTGGAAATGCATTAGTatcttggcatagcaagaaacaAAATTGTGTTGTCCTATCAACGACTAAAGCGGAATATTTAGCTGTTGGAAGCTGTTGTACACAAGTTCTATGGATTTTGCATCAACTTCTCGACTATGATTTATCTCTTACCTCTACtcatatattttgtgataataccAGTGCTATTTGTTTATCAAAAAATTCTGTGCATTATTCTAGAGCAAAGCATATAGAAATTAAGCAtcatttttgtaacgacccggccggtcgtttcgggagttatagccccgtttcccacatttctatttcctttatgctcttaagctatattatgatataccgggttagttgattCAGGCCTGGAGtgatttcggagtggaatgagacacttagtctcttatttagaaccttaagttggaaaagtcaactggatgttaaCCTATGTATAAACGACttcagatttgaattctgatggttccgttagctccgttaggtgattttggacttaagagtgtgtccggaatgtgatttggaggtccgtggtagaattaggcttcaattggcgaaattagaaatttggcgatttcggtcggcaatggaaaatttgatatcagggtcggaatggaattccggaagttggagtaggttcatagtgtcatttgtgacgtgtgtgcaaaatttgagattattcggacgtggtttggttagttt is drawn from Nicotiana tabacum cultivar K326 chromosome 22, ASM71507v2, whole genome shotgun sequence and contains these coding sequences:
- the LOC142175799 gene encoding uncharacterized protein LOC142175799, translated to MAIVLNNAGTELEQKKVLETLIVHHVFIVVKGVIPLIVAGSRITGDGSGNLNLQIKLTLNILTIQDPSKLGYLKTSNFVLQEHRKKNQKGKWYLDSACSRHMIGDKQLFKSVTKLDGETVTFGDKSKGNVIRVGKVPLSSTCDVDEVYLVDKLGYNLLSTSQLCDNDYEVCFKKHDWFIEDEPSKIILSRNRDRNVYTIRNLDNLGDQICLTSMIDDPWVWHRKLGHASMHTIQKLSKHVLVIGLPKLDFSKDHICDACQLGKQTRSSFKFKNIVSTSKPLQLLHMDLFGLTRTASISGRKYAFVIVDDFSRFTWVMFLSHKDDALKIFEVFCKKVQREKGYYISTIRSDHGGEFESRDFENFCNDQGISHDFSSPRSPQQNVVVERKNRTLQDMARTMIVENSLPHHFWAEAVSTACHIINRCLIQPILKKTPYELWNGKKPNINYFHPFGCKCFIHNNGKDNLVKFDPKSDEGDPQNGITTRRSQKNKSHVALISQLEPKKVDEALKDTHWISAMKEELDQFERNKSPKGIFIIQTKYTKELIKKFGMKNAKSIGTPVSPTTMLDEDSNEKKVDETMYRGMIGSLLYLTAIRSDIIFSLCKCAKFQSAPKESHLTAVKRIIRYRIGTSELRLWYDRSNNFALRGFSYADFAADKIDRKSTSGTCQLFGNALVSWHSKKQNCVVLSTTKAEYLAVGSCCTQHLFSLFDTIGNSFYEELVRMFYANLFVNDKDDLESMVLGTRIVLNSYQFEKIFFAKFSGFDVFVQNSWPKDFEVSYEEAKTFLSDNPPDISPKNL